The following coding sequences are from one Lolium rigidum isolate FL_2022 chromosome 6, APGP_CSIRO_Lrig_0.1, whole genome shotgun sequence window:
- the LOC124665595 gene encoding galactinol--sucrose galactosyltransferase-like has protein sequence MAPNLSKASADMVGDVAVDGLKTSSRFILKGKDLAVDGHPTLLDVPANIRLTPASTLVPTADVAGGSFLGFDAPAPDSRHVVPIGKLVDTRFMSIFRFKVWWTTHWVGTAGRDVENETQMMVLDRTADRPYVLLLPIVDGAFRASLQSAGKDDDNVALCLESGSSVVQGSVFRSAVYLHAGDDPFDLVRQAARVVRAHLGTFRLLEEKTPPPIVDKFGWCTWDAFYLKVHPEGVWEGVRLLAEGGCPPGLVLIDDGWQSICHDEDDPLDGAEGMNRTAAGEQMPCRLIKFQENHKFRDYKGGLGLGGFVREMKAAFPTVEQVYVWHALCGYWGGLRPGAPGLPPAKVVAPKLSPGLKRTMEDLAVDKIVNNGVGLVDPKRAGELYEGLHAHLQASGIDGVKVDVIHLLEMLSEEYGGRVELAKAYFRGLTESVRRHFGGNGVIASMEHCNDFMLLGTEAVALGRVGDDFWCTDPSGDPNGTFWLQGCHMVHCAYNSLWMGSFIHPDWDMFQSTHPCAAFHAASRAVSGGPVYVSDSVGSHDFALLRRLALPDGTVLRCEHHALPTRDCLFLDPLHDGQTMLKIWNLNKFSGVLGAFNCQGGGWSPEARRNKCASQCSVPVTARAGPADIEWKQGKTHPVAGVEDATQFTVYYVESKKLMLLLPDETVEITLQPFNYELLVVAPVSVLRLASGGSAGFAPIGLANMLNSGGAVQSLESSTNGGELTVEVAVKGAGEMVAYSSARPRLCKVDGEDAEFAYEDGVVTVAVPWTGSSSKLARVEYIY, from the exons ATGGCTCCCAACCTGAGCAAGGCGTCGGCCGACATGGTCGGCGACGTGGCCGTGGACGGGCTCAAGACGTCGTCGCGTTTCATCCTGAAGGGCAAGGACCTCGCCGTTGACGGCCACCCGACCCTCCTCGACGTCCCCGCCAACATCCGCCTCACCCCTGCATCCACTCTCGTCCCCACCGCCGACGTCGCCGGCGGCTCCTTCCTCGGCTTCGACGCGCCGGCGCCGgacagccgccacgtggtgccgaTCGGCAAGCTGGTGGACACCCGGTTCATGAGCATCTTCCGCTTCAAGGTGTGGTGGACGACCCATTGGGTGGGCACCGCCGGCCGGGACGTGGAGAACGAGACCCAGATGATGGTGCTCGACCGCACTGCCGACCGCCCCTACGTGCTCCTCCTCCCCATCGTCGACGGCGCTTTCCGCGCCAGCCTCCAGTCCGCGGGCAAGGACGACGACAACGTGGCGCTCTGCCTCGAGAGCGGCTCGTCCGTCGTGCAGGGGTCCGTGTTCCGTAGCGCCGTGTACCTGCACGCCGGCGACGACCCGTTCGACCTGGTCCGCCAGGCGGCGCGGGTGGTCCGCGCCCACCTCGGCACGTTCCGGCTGCTGGAggagaagacgccgccgccgatcgtgGACAAGTTCGGGTGGTGCACGTGGGACGCCTTCTACCTCAAGGTGCACCCGGAGGGCGTGTGGGAGGGCGTGCGGCTGCTGGCCGAGGGCGGGTGCCCGCCGGGGCTCGTGCTCATCGACGACGGCTGGCAGTCCATCTGCCACGACGAGGACGACCCCCTCGACGGCGCCGAGGGCATGAACCGCACCGCCGCCGGCGAGCAGATGCCGTGCCGGCTCATCAAGTTCCAGGAGAACCACAAGTTCAGGGACTACAAGGGCGGCCTCGGGCTCGGCGGCTTCGTGCGCGAGATGAAGGCCGCGTTCCCGACGGtggagcaggtgtacgtgtggcaCGCGCTGTGTGGGTACTGGGGCGGGCTACGCCCCGGCGCGCCGGGCCTGCCGCCGGCCAAGGTCGTCGCTCCCAAGCTCTCCCCCGGGCTCAAGCGCACAATGGAGGACCTCGCCGTGGACAAGATCGTCAACAATGGCGTAGGCCTCGTCGACCCCAAGCGTGCGGGCGAGCTCTACGAGGGCCTCCACGCACACCTCCAGGCTTCCGGCATCGACGGCGTCAAGGTCGACGTCATACAT CTGCTGGAGATGCTGAGCGAGGAGTACGGCGGTCGGGTGGAGCTGGCCAAGGCCTACTTCCGCGGTCTGACGGAGTCGGTGCGCCGCCACTTCGGCGGCAACGGCGTGATCGCGAGCATGGAGCACTGCAACGACTTCATGCTGCTGGGCACGGAGGCGGTGGCGCTGGGCCGCGTCGGCGACGACTTCTGGTGCACGGACCCCTCCGGCGACCCCAACGGCACCTTCTGGCTGCAGGGCTGCCACATGGTGCACTGCGCCTACAACTCGCTCTGGATGGGCAGCTTCATCCACCCGGACTGGGACATGTTCCAGTCCACGCACCCCTGcgccgccttccacgccgcctccCGCGCCGTCTCCGGCGGGCCCGTCTACGTCAGCGACTCCGTCGGCAGCCACGACTTCGCGCTGCTCCGCCGCCTGGCGCTGCCCGACGGCACCGTGCTGCGCTGCGAGCACCACGCGCTCCCCACTCGCGACTGCCTCTTCCTCGACCCGCTCCATGACGGCCAGACCATGCTCAAGATCTGGAACCTCAACAAGTTCTCCGGCGTGCTCGGCGCCTTCAACTGCCAGGGCGGCGGGTGGAGCCCCGAGGCGCGCCGCAACAAGTGCGCGTCGCAGTGCTCCGTGCCCGTCACGGCGCGCGCCGGGCCGGCGGACATCGAGTGGAAGCAGGGCAAGACCCACCCcgtcgccggcgtcgaggacgCGACTCAGTTCACCGTCTACTACGTCGAGTCCAAGAAGCTCATGCTGCTGCTCCCGGACGAGACGGTGGAGATCACGCTCCAGCCCTTCAACTACGAGCTCCTCGTGGTGGCGCCCGTGAGTGTCCTCCGTCTCGCCAGTGGTGGTAGCGCTGGGTTCGCGCCCATCGGGCTCGCCAACATGCTCAACTCCGGCGGCGCGGTGCAAAGTTTAGAGTCCAGCACCAATGGCGGCGAGTTGACAGTGGAGGTGGCCGTCAAGGGCGCAGGGGAGATGGTGGCTTACTCGTCGGCAAGGCCCAGGCTCTGCAAGGTCGACGGCGAGGATGCAGAGTTCGCGTACGAAGACGGCGTGGTCACCGTCGCCGTGCCGTGGACAGGCTCGTCGTCGAAGCTGGCCCGTGTCGAGTACATCTACTGA
- the LOC124660805 gene encoding protein tfg-1-like has translation MNTSQFMDKQILGLAASASPSLPGGGGSGGAELLDLMGPDPQEEGEDRLLRRRHHSSNGAAADVMPSYDFQPIRATAAAPAPAAAPASAWGSLDSSSRAASASSPYNLKTAGILENRVHNNVNHEEDRSNFGLVTIADIDRTMKKYSDNLLHALDGVSSRLSQLEGRTHHLENSVDEFKLTIGNYNGSTDGKLRQLENMLREVQAGVQIMRDKQEIVETQLHLAKLQPAKTETQSSENSGVGQADSRQQSVAQSQHQVLTPSQPQAFPALPAPNAPPPPPTYQSQPPAQFPGHAPHSQMPSAPVPSVPALPQDPYYTPSAQPTEAIHQQYQAPPVSQPQAPPAPQQHYQAPPVSQPPVPPAQQQQYQAPPAPQPQAPPAPQQQYQAPPVPQPQAPPAPPQQYQPPSQFPQYSQQPQSANVNPSSAPPAPQQTEYGPSHNYPPNVHPPSPYMPPPTESAPPFYGQNPSMYEPPAVRPNSGPPPSYGSTGYGPQGGNSFSESYGYTGSPSYRGNAGMKPTPFAPSGPSSGGSSGNYGSRLPTARILPQAEPVSSTPAGPTGNRVALDDVVEKVATMGFSREQVRATVRRLTENGQNVDLNVVLDKLMNG, from the exons ATGAACACGTCGCAGTTCATGGACAAGCAGATCCTGGGCCTGGCCGCCTCCGCCTCGCCCTCGCTgccgggcggcggcgggagcgggGGCGCGGAGCTCCTCGATCTGATGGGCCCCGACCCGCAGGAGGAGGGCGAggaccgcctcctccgccgccgccaccacagctccaacggcgccgccgccgacgtcatgccCAGCTACGACTTCCAGCCCATCCGCGCCACCgcggccgcccccgcccccgccgccgcgccggcctcGGCGTGGGGGTCCCTCGATTCCAGCTCCagggccgcctccgcctcctccccctACAACCTCAAG ACTGCTGGTATATTGGAGAATCGTGTGCACAACAATGTTAATCATGAGGAGGACAGGAGTAATTTTGGACTGGTTACCATAGCGGATATTGATCGAACCATGAAGAAGTATTCTGATAACCTGTTGCATGCACTAGACGGTGTAAGCTCAAGGCTTTCTCAGCTGGAGGGTAGAACACATCATCTTGAAAATTCTGTTGACGAGTTCAAGTTAACAATTGGCAATTATAATGGCAGCACTGACGGAAAACTGCGTCAACTTGAGAACATGCTGAGGGAG GTCCAAGCAGGTGTGCAGATTATGCGGGACAAGCAGGAAATTGTGGAAACACAGCTCCATCTTGCAAAGCTCCAGCCAGCCAAAACTGAGACTCAGTCATCAGAAAATAGTGGTGTTGGGCAGGCAGACTCCCGGCAGCAATCAGTGGCTCAGTCACAGCATCAAGTCTTGACCCCTTCCCAACCACAAGCATTTCCTGCCCTTCCTGCTCCAAacgcgccgcctccacctccaactTATCAAAGCCAGCCACCAGCACAGTTTCCAGGCCATGCACCACATTCACAGATGCCATCTGCACCAGTTCCCTCAGTGCCAGCTTTACCACAGGATCCATACTACACACCATCTGCTCAGCCAACTGAAGCTATACATCAGCAGTATCAAGCCCCTCCAGTTTCACAGCCGCAGGCGCCGCCAGCACCACAACAGCACTATCAAGCGCCTCCAGTTTCGCAGCCGCCAGTGCCTCCAGCACAACAACAGCAGTATCAAGCGCCTCCAGCTCCACAGCCACAGGCACCCCCGGCACCACAACAGCAGTATCAAGCCCCTCCAGTTCCGCAGCCGCAGGCTCCTCCAGCTCCACCACAGCAGTATCAACCTCCTTCACAGTTTCCTCAATATTCACAACAACCCCAGTCTGCAAATGTTAACCCTTCGAGTGCACCTCCTGCACCCCAGCAGACAGAATATGGACCTTCTCATAACTATCCACCAAATGTACACCCTCCTTCACCTTATATGCCACCGCCTACTGAATCAGCCCCTCCTTTCTATGGACAGAATCCTAGCATGTATGAACCTCCTGCAGTTAGGCCCAACTCCGGGCCACCGCCATCCTATGGTTCCACTGGGTATGGGCCACAGGGAGGAAATAGTTTTTCTGAATCATATGGTTACACTGGATCTCCTTCGTACCGTGGTAATGCTGGAATGAAGCCCACGCCTTTTGCTCCCTCTGGACCATCCTCTGGGGGTAGCAGCGGTAACTACGGCAGCAGGCTCCCCACGGCTCGGATACTACCACAAGCAGAGCCAGTCAGCTCTACGCCAGCTGGTCCAACAGGCAACAGGGTGGCGCTCGATGATGTGGTGGAGAAGGTTGCGACCATGGGGTTCTCAAGAGAGCAAGTGAGGGCGACCGTGCGGAGACTGACCGAGAACGGGCAGAACGTCGATCTCAATGTGGTGCTCGACAAGCTGATGAACGGGTGA
- the LOC124664042 gene encoding galactinol--sucrose galactosyltransferase-like, with product MTTLIIDFVEVTVEVAVKGAWEMVAYSSARPRLCKVDGKDAEFAYENGVVTVAVPWTGSSSKLRISEGPVYVSDSVGSHDFALLRRLALPDGTVLRCEHHALPTRDCLFLDPLHDGQTMLKIWNLNKFSGVLGAFNCQGGGWSPEARRNKCASQCSVPARAGPADIEWKQGKSHPVPDVEDATQFAVYYVESKKLELLLPDETVEITLQPFNYELLVVAPVSVLRLGSGGGDGFAPIGLANMLNSGGAMQAFETNRNGDEVTVAVAIKGAGEMVAYSSARPRLCKVDGEDAEFAYEDGVVTVAVPWTGSSSKLARVEYIY from the exons ATGACCACCCTCATTATTGATTTTGTGGAAGTGACAGTGGAGGTGGCCGTCAAGGGCGCATGGGAGATGGTGGCTTACTCGTCGGCAAGGCCCAGGCTGTGCAAGGTCGACGGCAAGGATGCAGAGTTCGCGTACGAAAACGGCGTGGTCACCGTTGCCGTGCCGTGGACAGGGTCGTCTTCGAAGTTG AGGATCTCAGAGGGGCCGGTCTACGTCAGCGACTCTGTCGGCAGCCACGACTTcgcgctgctccgccgcctcgcGCTGCCCGACGGCACGGTGCTGCGCTGCGAGCACCACGCGCTCCCCACCCGCGACTGCCTCTTCCTCGACCCGCTCCACGACGGCCAGACCATGCTCAAGATCTGGAACCTCAACAAGTTCTCCGGCGTGCTCGGCGCCTTCAACTGCCAGGGCGGCGGGTGGAGCCCCGAGGCGCGCCGCAACAAGTGCGCCTCGCAGTGCTCTGTGCCCGCGCGCGCCGGGCCGGCGGACATCGAGTGGAAGCAGGGCAAGAGCCACCCTGTCCCTGATGTTGAGGACGCGACTCAGTTCGCCGTCTACTACGTCGAGTCCAAGAAGCTCGAGCTTCTGCTACCCGACGAGACGGTGGAGATCACTCTCCAGCCCTTCAACTACGAGCTCCTCGTGGTGGCGCCCGTGAGTGTCCTCCGTCTCGGCAGTGGTGGTGGCGATGGGTTCGCACCCATCGGGCTCGCCAACATGCTCAACTCGGGTGGCGCGATGCAGGCCTTTGAGACCAACCGCAACGGGGACGAGGTGACAGTGGCAGTAGCCATCAAGGGCGCAGGGGAGATGGTGGCTTACTCGTCGGCAAGGCCCAGGCTGTGCAAGGTCGACGGCGAGGATGCAGAGTTCGCGTACGAAGACGGCGTGGTCACCGTCGCCGTGCCATGGACAGGGTCGTCGTCGAAGCTGGCCCGTGTCGAGTACATCTACTGA